The DNA region ACTTATGTCCGGGCGCTCGCCCGCGACATGGGCCGGCTTCTGGGCTGTTTCGGCCATATCTGCGCCCTGCGGCGGACCCTGGTCGGTCCGTTTACGGAAGCGGACATGATTCCGCTGGAACAGTTGGAGGCTTTATGCAATAGAGCCGCGTCTGGCGAGGGCAGCCTCGCCGACGCGCTTTTGCCCGTTGAGACCGCGCTGGACGACATCCCGGCACTGGCCGTCACACGGGCTGATGCGGCAAGGCTCCACAGGGGCCAGGCCGTTTTGTTGCGCGGACGGGATGCGCCCAATAGTAGCGGCACAGTCTATGTCACGGTGGCAGGCCGTCTTTTGGCGCTTGCCGAACTTGGCAATGGCGAACTCATCCCCAAGCGCGTGTTCAACCTGAACGGACTGACTGCCAGTTCCGCTCGCAACAACGAAAGTAACTGACGATGTCGATTACCGCCGAACGCAAAGCGGAAGTCATCAAGACGAATGCCAACAAGGCCGGCGACACCGGCTCGCCCGAGGTTCAGGTCGCGATCCTGTCGGAACGCATCAACAACCTGACCGAGCACTTCAAGTCCCACGTCAAGGACAACCATTCCCGCCGTGGCCTGCTGAAGCTGGTGTCGACGCGCCGCTCCTTGCTTGACTACATCAAGCGCAAGGACGAGGCGCGCTACAAGGCGCTGCTCGAGAAGCACAACATCCGTCGTTGATATTGAGAAGCACGCGCGCGGGGTTCGCGCGCGTTTTCGTATGGTCTTCCGGGAAAGCGGACTTTCGAATTGTCGAAAGATGACCATGCGCTACTAGCGTTCAGCAGCAATCCGGCCGCTGGACGGGGCAAGATGCCCAGATGACCGAAAGGATGGACGCCATCCGAAATTCAAAGACCATGGCAGGATCGCCGGATACTGACTGCCTGTTTGCGTCAGTGCCCAGCCGTCTTGCGCATGGTCTTTGCGTTTTACGGCGCCATGCTTTCGAGAAACCATGAAAGAAGACCGAAATGTTCAATACGCATTCCGTCGAGATCGACTGGGGTGGACGTCCCCTCAAACTTGAGACCGGCAAGATCGCCCGCCAGGCCGACGGCGCCGTGATGGCGACCTATGGCGAGACCGTGGTGCTCGCCACCGTCGTCGCGGCGAAGGCGCCGCGCGAGGGCGTCGACTTCCTGCCGCTCACGGTCGACTACCAGGAGAAGACCTACGCCGCGGGCCGCATCCCCGGCGGCTATTTCAAGCGCGAGGGCCGTCCGACCGAGAAGGAGACGCTGGTCTCCCGCCTGATCGACCGTCCGATCCGTCCGCTGTTCGTCGACGGCTGGCGCAACGAGACCCAGGTGATCGTCACCGTGCTCTCGCACGACATGGAGAACGATCCGGATATCGTGGCGCTGGTGGCCTCCTCCGCCGCGCTGACGTTGTCGGGCGCGCCCTTCAAGGGCCCGATCGGTGCCGCCCGCGTCGGTTTCGCCAATGACGAGTTCATCCTCAATCCGACGCTGGACGAGATGACCGAGACCCAGCTCGACCTGGTCGTCGCCGGCACCGCCGACGCCGTGCTGATGGTCGAATCGGAAGCCAAGGAGCTCAACGAGGACGTGATGCTCGGCGCGGTCATGTTCGGCCATCGCCACTTCCAGCCGGTGATCAAGGCGATCATCGAGCTCGCCGAGAAGGCCGCCAAGGAGCCGCGCGAGGTCACCACGATCGACAATTCGGAGATCGAAAAGGAGATGCTCGGCATCGCCGAGCAGGATCTCCGCAAGGCCTATGCGATCCCGGTCAAGCAGGAGCGCTATGCCGCGGTCGGCGCCGTCAAGGAAAAGGTGCTGGCGCACTTCTTCCCGGAAGGCCAGGAGCCGAAATACGACAAGCTGCGCGTCGCCGGCGTGTTCAAGGAGCTGGAAGCCAAGATCGTTCGCTGGAACATCCTCGACACCGGCAAGCGCATCGACGGCCGCGACGTCAAGACCGTGCGCAACATCCTCGCCGAGGTCGGCGTGCTGCCGCGCGCCCACGGCTCGGCGCTGTTCACCCGCGGTGAGACCCAGGCGATGGTCGTGACCACGCTCGGCACCGGCGAGGACGAGCAGTACATCGACGCGCTGTCGGGGACGTACAAGGAAACGTTCCTGCTGCACTACAACTTCCCGCCCTACTCGGTCGGTGAGACGGGCCGCCTCGGCGGCACCAAGCGCCGCGAGATCGGCCACGGCAAGCTCGCCTGGCGTGCGATCCATCCGGTGCTGCCGCCGCATCACGAATTCCCCTACACCGTGCGCGTCGTTTCCGAGGTCACCGAGTCGAACGGCTCGTCCTCGATGGCGTCGGTGTGCGGCGCCTCGCTGTCGCTGATGGACGCCGGCGTGCCGCTGAAGCGGCCGACCGCGGGTATCGCGATGGGCCTGATCCTCGAGGACAAGCGCTTCGCGGTGCTCTCGGACATCCTCGGCGACGAGGATCATCTCGGCGACATGGACTTCAAGGTCGCCGGCACCGAGCAGGGCATCACCTCGCTGCAGATGGACATCAAGATCGAGGGCATCACCGAGGAGATCATGAAGGTTGCGCTTGGCCAGGCCAAGGAAGGGCGCATCCACATCCTCGGCGAGATGTCCAAGGCCCTGACCGCGGCCCGCGCCGAGCTCGGCGAATATGCGCCGCGCATCGAGACCTTCAAGATTGCCACCGACAAGATCCGCGAAGTGATCGGCACCGGCGGCAAGGTGATCCGCGAGATCGTCGAGAAGACCGGCGCCAAGGTCAACATCGAGGACGACGGCACCGTGAAGGTCGCCTCCAACGACGGCGAGGCGATGAAGGCCGCGATCAAGTGGATCAAGTCGATCGCCTCCGATCCGGAGATCGGCCAGATCTATGAGGGCACCGTCGTCAAGGTGATGGAGTTCGGCGCTTTCGTGAACTTCTTCGGCGCCAAGGACGGCCTCGTCCACATCAGCCAGCTCGCGGCCAGCCGCGTGCAGAAGACCTCCGACGTCGTCAAGGAAGGCGACAAGGTCAAAGTCAAGCTGCTCGGCTTCGACGACCGCGGCAAGACCCGGCTGTCGATGAAGGCGGTCGATCAGGCCACCGGCGAGGATCTCGAGGCCAAGCAGAAGACCGAGGCCCCGGCGCCGCGCGAAGCCGCCGGCGAGTAGGGCCTGACGGCAATCCGATCGTTGCGAAAGGGCGGCCGTATGGCCGCCCTTTTTTGCTAAAGCGCGATGAGATCGGGTTGAATCGTCATCGCGCTTTAGCTCTTTGTTTGAGCATGATCTTTTCGGAAAACCGCTTCACACTTTTCCGGATCATGCTCTAGTCTAGCGGCGAATGCCGCAGAGAGCTCGGATGCGTAGCCCGGATGTAGCGAAGCGCAATCCGGGGAACGACGAAGACGCGGAGAAAACTTCCCGGATTTCGCTTCGCTGCATCCGGGCTACAGGCTGAGGAGCAGCTTAACCCGGAACAACGCGCGGATCGATGTCCTGCGTGTAGTCGACGCCGTCGATGCCGAAGCCGAACAGGCGGAGGAACTGGCTCTTGTGCTCGTCCAGGTCCGCGAACTCGGCGAGCGTTTCGGTGGTCAGCAGTGGCCACCGCCGCAACATCTCGGTCTGGACTTCAGGCGAAAGCTCCCAGTCGTCCATCCTGATGCGCTGTTCGTCGTCGAGCGCGACATCCTTGCCGAGACGAGTCCGGAACAGGCGATCGATCTGCTCGATGCAGCCCTCATGCAGGCCGAGCTCCTTCATCACCTTGAAAAGCATGGTGCCGTAGAGCGGCACCGCGGGGATCGCCGAGCTTGCCTGGGTGACCACGGCCTTCAGCGCCACGACACGGGCAGCTTCGGGGCCGAGCCGACTGCGGATCGCTTCCGCCTTGCGGTCGAGATCGACCTTGGCGCGCCCGAGCGTGCCGTTCCAGTAGATCGGCCAGGTCAGCTCGCTGCCGATATAGGTGTAGTTGAGCGTCCGGAAGCCAGGCGCCAGCACGCCGGCGTCCGCAAGCTGGTCGATCCAGCGCTGCCAGTCCTCACCGCCCATCACCGCGACCGTAGCCGCAGTTTGATCCTCGCTCGCCGGCTCCAGCGTCGTCTGGAAGACCTCGCCGGTTTCGGTATCGAGCGTCTTGATCTCGACGGGGGCGCCCAGCGGCTTGATGACCGAGCGATGGGTCTTGCCGGTGACCGGATCGGTGCGGACCGGAGCCGCCATGCTGTAGACCAGCAGGTCGAGCTGCCCGAATTTCTCGCGCACGCGCTCGATGAAGGTCGTCTTCAGCTCGTCGGAGAAGGCGTCGCCTTCCAGCGTAACTGGCGCGCGTCCGATCTTTTGCGCCTCGATCTCGAAGGCGCGATTGTTGTACCAGCCGGCGCTCGCCGTCCTGGTCGCCGTGGGCTCGCGCTCCAGCGAGACGCCGATCGTATCCGCCCCACCGGCGAAGGTCGCGACGATGCGGCTCGCGAGCCCGTAACCGGTCGAGCAGCCCAACACGGCGACGCGCTTCGGGCAGTCGGCGACGGGGCCCTGCTTGAGAACGTAGGCGATCTGTTCGCGGACATTGGTGGCGCAACCGACCGGGTGTGCCGTCGTGCAGATGAAGCCTCGCACGCGCGGTTCGATAATCATGCCAACCCCATTCCAGATCGTTTGCCAGATCGTTTGCCAGATCGTTTGCCAGATCGTTGCAATGTCGCCATGCGCGGCCTGCCGGCCTCCATCAGCTGCGGAGAGGCGAAAACGAAATCACGCATCGAGCCGCTTGAACACCAGCGTGGCGTTGGTGCCGCCGAAACCGAACGAATTCGACAGCACGGTGCCGAGCTTGGCGTTGTCGATGCGCTTGCGCACGATCGGCATGTCGGCGAAGGCAGGATCGAGCTCGGTGATATGCGCGCTCTCGCAGACGAAGCCGTTGTTGAGCATCAGGAGCGAATAGATCGCCTCCTGCACGCCGGTGGCGCCGAGCGAATGACCGGTCAGCGCCTTGGTCGCCGAGATCGGCGGGCACTTCTCGCCGGTGCCGAACACCCTGCGGATCGCCTCGATCTCCGGCGGGTCGCCGGCCGGCGTCGAGGTGGCGTGCGGATTGATGTAGTCGATCGGCGTTTTCACCGTCTCGATCGCCATGCGCATGCAGCGCTCGGCGCCCTCGCCTGACGGCGCGACCATGTCGTAACCGTCGGAGGTTGCGCCGTAACCGACGATCTCGCCGTAAATCCGTGCGCCGCGCGCCTTGGCGTGCTCGAGCTCTTCCAGCACCACGACGCCGGCGCCGCCGGCGATCACGAAGCCGTCGCGGCTGATGTCGTAGGGACGCGAGGCGGTCGACGGCGTATCGTTGTATTTCGAGGACATCGCGCCCATGGCGTCGAACAACACCGACAGCGTCCAGTCGAGTTCCTCGCAACCGCCGGCGAAGATGATGTCCTGCTTGCCGATCTGGATCGTCTCATAGGCATTGCCGATGCAATGGTTCGACGTCGCGCAGGCCGACGAGATCGAGTAGTTGACGCCCTTGATCTTGAACCAGGTGGCGAGCGTCGCCGACGCGGTCGAGGACATGCCCTTCGGCACCGCGAACGGACCGACGCGCTTCGGGCCCTTGGCGCGCGCGATGTCGGCGGCTTCCACCAGCGTCCGCGTCGACGGCCCGCCGGATCCCATGATGATGCCGGTGCGGATGTTGGAGACTTCGTTCTCCTCGAGCCCGGAGTCGCGGATCGCCTGTTCCATCGCGACGTGATTCCAGGCCGCGCCTTCGGCGAGAAAGCGCATCGCGCGGCGATCGATCAATTCGGAAGGATTGAGCGTCGGCGCGCCGTGCACCTGCGAGCGAAAGCCAAGCTCGGCGGCCTTCTCCGCACGCGAAATGCCGGACTTCGCCTCGTAGAGGCTCGCAAGCACTTCCTGGGTGTTGTTACCGATGGACGAGACGATGCCCATCCCCGTGATGACAACCCGCCTCATGTTCGCCTCGCCCTGCCTTTATGTTGTCGCATGATGATCCCGCTCAGGACGGCGCCGTGCCCTGCTTGAACAACCCGACCTTCAAGTCCTTGGCGCGATAAATAATCTCGTCGTCCATGGAAAGCCACCCGTCGGCGATTCCAAGCACGAGCTTTGACTTCATCACGCGCTTGATGTCGATGTTGTACACAACCTTGCGCACGTGCGGCAGCACCTGGCCCGAGAACTTCAGCTCACCGAGCCCGAGCGCGCGGCCGCGACCTTCGCCACCGATCCAGCCGAGATAAAAGCCGACCATTTGCCACATGGCGTCGAGGCCGAGGCAGCCCGGCATCACCGGGTCGTTCTTGAAATGGCAGCCGAAGAACCAGAGATCCGGCTTCACTTCCAGCTCGGCGCGCACCAAGCCCTTGCCGAACTCGCCGCCGGTCTCGGAAATCTGGCTGATGCGATCGAACATGAGCATCGGCGGCAGCGGCAATTGCGCATTGCCGGGGCCGAACAGCTCTCCCCGGCCGCAAGCCAGCAGGTCCTCGTATTCATAACCGCCGCGGCGATCCAGCATCCTGTTCTAACCTCTCCAATGTCCCGATGAAGCGCTTGGGCTTGAACCGGACCGTTATCCTCCCACGGGAACTAACGTTTCCCGCCGCTCGGCGCTAGCTGGGCACACTACCGGCATTGATCCCTGCCGAAAGCGCATATGTGGTCCGCGGGACCACTAACATAGGCCCAACCGGGCGGCAAAGCGGCATTCAGGTGATAAATTACCGCCGCTGCATAGGTTTCTGCGCTACCTTGGATTCGTTCTAGTTGCGAAAAACTTGCATCTGGTGGCCATCCTTTTTATATCTATCGGGAATATTGCCTGAGTTAGGTGCATAGAGTGGACATGAGCGACGAAGTACCGGTTTCGAACGATGACGCCGTCCACCCGGCTGCCCGGGGTGCCGGACACCCGGCCCTGACCGGCTGCCCGTGGCATGACGTCAACGAGATGTTGCAGGCTGCCGGCCTGCGGCCGACCCGTCAGCGCATGGCGCTGGGCTGGCTGCTGTTCGGCAAGGGCGCCCGCCATCTGACCGCGGAAATGCTGTACGAGGAAGCCACGCTGGCCAAGGTTCCGGTGTCGCTCGCGACCGTCTACAACACCCTCAACCAGCTCACCGATGCAGGCCTGCTGCGCCAGGTCAGCGTCGACGGCACCAAGACCTATTTCGACACCAACGTGTCGGCCCATCACCACTTCTATCTCGAGCACAATCACGAGCTGGTCGACATCCACGACACTAACATGATGCTGTCGAAGATGCCCGACGTACCGGAGGGCTTCGAGATCTCCCGCGTCGACATGGTGGTGCGGCTGCGCAAGAAGCGCTGAGGCGATTGAAGCTGATGCAGGATTGTCAATGGCCGGGCTCGTCCCGGCCATTGTCGTTTGGATTGGTCGTCAATCCACCTTCTCGTCGGCGTAGACGCCCCACAGCCGCTGCTGCTCGATCCAGCCGTCGAACCCGATGCCTGAGACCCGGCACCAGTTGTTGGCGCATTTCCTGACCTGCGCGACCACGCCGGCCTGCAGCCGCGCCGCGATGGCGCTGGTGGCGTCGGGGCGGTCGTAGAGCGAGGCGAGATCGTCCTTGTTCTTCATGGTGACGACCGCGGTGCGGCGACCGGACAACAGGGAGTGGTAGACCCAGCCCTCGGCGCCCTCGGAATCGCGGACCCGCCGCCAGTTCTCGAATTCGGCGGTAATCTCCACCGGCAGGCCGGAGCGGGTGTAGACCCAGGCGACGTCGTTGTCCTTGGTCGGACCGGCCCGGACGTTCACATGGTCGGATTTCAGGCTGACATAGCGCGGGATCGGCAGTCCGCTGGTGGTCGGGCTGGGATCCTTGGCGGAATGCCCGGGCATGATCGATGCGCTCAGCATGCTCCCGACCAGCGCCACCAACGAGCCGAAACGCCAGAACGCCACCACCATCAACTCGTCTCCTGTCGAGATGCCCGGCCCGCATTCGGCGCGCCGCAAAGCCAAACCCGCGCCTGAATGTCAGGCCCCCGTGCCGCCGCCCGCCGGCGCGCTTCGCGATGCCCGAGGGGTTCTTGTCTTGGCCCGGCCTTCTGCTAGAGAGGACGGAACGCCTTGAGAACCAGAACGCCCCGAATTTCCCTCAGGCCGAACGCCGGGTAGATATCGGGGAACCCTAGGAAACGCGAAGGAAACGCCGGGACAGCGCGGCTTTCTGCAGTGTCGAACAACCGGGTTAATGAGGCCTGAAGGCTTTGCGCTTTGGCAAAGCCGAACGCCTCATGAGAGCAGGACATGTCGGTAAAGAAAAAGCCTCTCGTCGTCGTCACCCGCAAGCTGCCGGACTCGATCGAGACCCGGATGCGCGAGCTGTTCGACGCCAGACTGAACCTCGACGACACGCCGATGACCACGGAGCAGATCGCCGAGGCGGTGAAGACCGCCGACGTGCTGGTGCCGACGGTCACCGACATGATCCGCGAGGACGTGATCAACCAGCCCGACTGCCGGCTGAAGATGATCGCCAATTTCGGCAATGGCGTCGACAATATCGACGTCGCGGCGGCGCACGCCCGCGGCATCACGGTGACCAACACCCCGAAGGTGCTGACCGAGGACACCGCCGACATGACCATGGCGCTGATCCTCGCGGTGCCCAGACGGATGATCGAGGGCGCCTCGATCCTGACCGAAGGCAAGCAGCATTGGGCCGGCTGGTCGCCGACCTGGATGCTCGGCCACCGCATCGGCGGCAAACGGCTCGGCATCATCGGCATGGGCCGGATCGGCCAGGCGGTGGCGCGCCGCGCCCGCGCCTTCGGCTTGCAAATCCACTATCACAACCGCCGCCCGGTGGCGCCCAAGATCGCCGACGAGCTCGGGGCGACCTATTGGGAAAGCCTCGACCAGATGCTGGCGCGGATGGACATCATCTCGGTGAACTGCCCGCACACGCCGGCGACCTATCATCTGCTTTCGGCGCGGCGGCTCAAGCTGATCCGCAAGGAGGCCTATATCGTCAACACCGCGCGCGGCGAGGTGATCGACGAGGACACGCTGATCAAGCTGATCGAAGCCGGCGATGTCGGCGGCGCCGGCCTCGACGTCTATGAGCACGAGCCGGCGGTGAACCCGAAGCTGGTGCGGCTCGCAAAAGCCGGCAAGGTGACGCTGCTGCCGCATATGGGCTCGGCTACCATCGAAGGCCGCGTCGAGATGGGCGAGAAGGTGATCATCAACATCAGAACCTTCCTCGACGCCCACAAGCCGCCGGACCGCGTGCTGCCGAGCATGTTGTGACCCTGTAGCTCGCAGTTGAGGGGCGCACTGCAAAAATATCGAAAAACAACCCCATGCAAAGGAGCCCAGGGGCTGCCGAGGCATACTATAACACCGCCATCGGTGTCGCCCCTGCGAAGACCGGACCCATAGCTACAGGGCTTCGTTGTTGCGAGGGCTGTGGCCTCAGCTCAGCAAGACAATTTGCATTCGTGGTTATGGGTCCCGGCTTTCGCCGGGACGACGACGTGGAGAGACCTTGTCTTCCCTTTTCCGTCCCGCCTGCTTGCGCCAGTCGGCGACGAACGCCACGAAGGCGGCGAGCGCGGGCGGCGGCTGGCGGCGGCTCGGGTAATAGAGGAACGGCCCGTCGAACGGCGGGCACCAGTCGTCCAACACGCTGACCAGCGCGCCGGATTTCACGCCGTAGCGGACATAGCCTTCGAACGTTGCCCAATAGCCGACACCGTCGTGAGCCGCGCGCAAGGCGAGGCCGAGATAGGTCGCGATCAGCTTGGCCGGCGGCGAGACCTTGACCACGCGGCCGTTCTTCTCGAACTCCCAATCGAAGATCGCGCCACTGCCGAAACGGGTGCGGATGCAGGCGTGCTTCAGCAGATCCTTCGGGTGCATCGGCCGGCCATGTTTGGCGACATAGTCGCGCGAGGCCACGATCGCGTAGCGCTGCGGCGCCCCGAGCGACACCGCGATCATGTCCTGCGCCAGGTGCTCGCCGTAGCGGACACCGGCGTCGAACCCTTGAGCGACGATGTCGACGAACGCGCTTTCGGCGACGATCTCGAGATCGACCTGCGGGTATTTGGCGAGAAACGGCCCGATCATCGGCGCCAGCACGAGATCGATCGCCGGCGGCGGCGCGTTGATGCGGAGCCGGCCGGACGGCTCGGCGCGCAAGCCGCGCACCTGGTTGAGCGCATCGCCGACATCGTCGATTGCAGGCGCGACGCGGGCGAGCAAGAGTTCGCCGGCTTCGGTCAACGCGACGCTACGGGTGGTGCGGTTCATCAGGCGGACGCCGAGCCGCTCCTCCATGTCGCGCAGGCGCTGGCTGAGGCTCGAGACCGAGACGCGGCTCTCCAGCGCCGCACGCCGGAAATTGCGCGTGCGCGCCACCGCCACGAAGGCATCGAGGTCGCGGAGATCGAAATCCTGCATTGTTCGATATAGTGAACAAGCCATTCTTGATTGTCCAGCTTATCGAAATTGCCGAGGCGGCCCATATCAGCGGCGCCATTTCGCGGTGAAAGTCGCCGCGTTGCACGAGGAGCACCATCATGGACACACGCAAGCTCGGTTCCACCGGCCCGACCGTTTCGGCCATCGGCCTCGGCGCCATGGGCATGTCCGACTTCTACGGTCCCACCGACCGCAGCGAGAGCATCAGTACCATCCATGCAGCGCTCGATGCCGGCATCACCTTGATCGATACCGGCGACTTCTACGGCATGGGCCACAACGAGATGCTGATCGGGGAAGCGCTGAAGGGAGGAAAACGCGACCAGGTGCAGATCAGCGTCAAGTTCGGCGCGCTGCGCGACCCCAACCGCGGCTTCCTCGGCTATGACAGCCGGCCGGCCGCGATGAAGAACTTCGTCGCCTATTCGCTGCAGCGGCTCGGCACCGACCATATCGACATCTACCGCCCGGCGCGGCTCGATCCCAACGTACAGATCGAGGACACGGTCGGCGCCATGGCCGACATGATCAAGTTAGGCTGGATCCGGCATATCGGGCTCTCAGAGGTCGGCTCGGACACGATCCGCCGTGCGCACAAGGTGCATCCGATCGCCGACCTCCAGATCGAATACTCACTGATCTCGCGCGGCATCGAGAGCGACATCCTGAAAACCTGCCGCGAGCTCGGCATCGGCATCACGGCATATGGCGTGCTGGCGCGCGGCCTGATCAGCGGCCATTGGTCGAAGGATCGTGGGGAAGCAAAGGATTTCCGCCTGCTGAGCCCGCGCTTCCAGGCTGAAAACATCGACGCCAATCTCGCGCTGGCAGATCGTCTCCGCATCATCGCCGCGGAGGTCGGTGCCTCGCCGGCGCAGGTCGCGATCGCCTGGGTCGCGGCGCAGGGCGACGACATCGTGCCGCTGGTCGGCGCACGGCGGCGCGAGCGGCTGACGGAGGCACTCGGCGCACGCGACGTAAAACTGAGCGACGCGCATCTCGCCGCATTGGCCAAGGCATTCCCGCCCGGCGCCGCCTCGGGCGGACGCTATCCGGACGAGCACTTGAAGCACATGGACAGCGAGAAGCCGGCAAGGGCTTCGTGAGCTTACGGGTATCCGCTCAGATCGGTGATGCCGGGAGTATCACCATTGAGCGGGTTCTGCGGATCGCGCGCGTAGCGCAGGGTCTCGAAGCGCATCGCGCGCGCATCGACCATCAGGAGGCGCCCGACCAGGCCGTCGCCGAAGCCGACGATCTCGCGGATCGCCTCCAGCGCCATCATCGATCCCAAGACGCCGGCGAGCGCGCCCATCACACCGGCCTCGGCGCAGGCCGGCACGGTGCCCGGCGGCGGCGCCTCCGGAAACAGGCAGCGATAGGTCGGATTGAACGCGCCGTCCGCGTTCCTCTCATGCGCGCGGATCGTGGTCAGCGAGCCGTCGAACTGGCCGAGCGCGGCGGTAATCAGCGGCCGCTTCGCCAGGAAGCAGGCGTCCGAGACCAGATAGCGGGTCTCGAAATTGTCGGAGCCGTCGAGCACCAGATCGTAATTCGCGATCAGCGCCAGCGCATTCGCGGCATTGAGCCGCAACGGATGCGCCTCGAACACCACATGCGGGTTCAATTCACGGATCTGCGCCGCCGCGCTGTCGACCTTGCGCTTGCCGATATCGGACGTGCCGTGGACGATCTGGCGCTGCAAATTTGACAGCGACACGATATCGTCATCAATCACGCCGAGCCGGCCGATACCGGCGGCCGCCAGATACATCAAGACCGGCG from Bradyrhizobium genosp. L includes:
- the rpsO gene encoding 30S ribosomal protein S15; the protein is MSITAERKAEVIKTNANKAGDTGSPEVQVAILSERINNLTEHFKSHVKDNHSRRGLLKLVSTRRSLLDYIKRKDEARYKALLEKHNIRR
- the pnp gene encoding polyribonucleotide nucleotidyltransferase, translating into MFNTHSVEIDWGGRPLKLETGKIARQADGAVMATYGETVVLATVVAAKAPREGVDFLPLTVDYQEKTYAAGRIPGGYFKREGRPTEKETLVSRLIDRPIRPLFVDGWRNETQVIVTVLSHDMENDPDIVALVASSAALTLSGAPFKGPIGAARVGFANDEFILNPTLDEMTETQLDLVVAGTADAVLMVESEAKELNEDVMLGAVMFGHRHFQPVIKAIIELAEKAAKEPREVTTIDNSEIEKEMLGIAEQDLRKAYAIPVKQERYAAVGAVKEKVLAHFFPEGQEPKYDKLRVAGVFKELEAKIVRWNILDTGKRIDGRDVKTVRNILAEVGVLPRAHGSALFTRGETQAMVVTTLGTGEDEQYIDALSGTYKETFLLHYNFPPYSVGETGRLGGTKRREIGHGKLAWRAIHPVLPPHHEFPYTVRVVSEVTESNGSSSMASVCGASLSLMDAGVPLKRPTAGIAMGLILEDKRFAVLSDILGDEDHLGDMDFKVAGTEQGITSLQMDIKIEGITEEIMKVALGQAKEGRIHILGEMSKALTAARAELGEYAPRIETFKIATDKIREVIGTGGKVIREIVEKTGAKVNIEDDGTVKVASNDGEAMKAAIKWIKSIASDPEIGQIYEGTVVKVMEFGAFVNFFGAKDGLVHISQLAASRVQKTSDVVKEGDKVKVKLLGFDDRGKTRLSMKAVDQATGEDLEAKQKTEAPAPREAAGE
- the fabV gene encoding enoyl-ACP reductase FabV; translated protein: MIIEPRVRGFICTTAHPVGCATNVREQIAYVLKQGPVADCPKRVAVLGCSTGYGLASRIVATFAGGADTIGVSLEREPTATRTASAGWYNNRAFEIEAQKIGRAPVTLEGDAFSDELKTTFIERVREKFGQLDLLVYSMAAPVRTDPVTGKTHRSVIKPLGAPVEIKTLDTETGEVFQTTLEPASEDQTAATVAVMGGEDWQRWIDQLADAGVLAPGFRTLNYTYIGSELTWPIYWNGTLGRAKVDLDRKAEAIRSRLGPEAARVVALKAVVTQASSAIPAVPLYGTMLFKVMKELGLHEGCIEQIDRLFRTRLGKDVALDDEQRIRMDDWELSPEVQTEMLRRWPLLTTETLAEFADLDEHKSQFLRLFGFGIDGVDYTQDIDPRVVPG
- the fabB gene encoding beta-ketoacyl-ACP synthase I, giving the protein MRRVVITGMGIVSSIGNNTQEVLASLYEAKSGISRAEKAAELGFRSQVHGAPTLNPSELIDRRAMRFLAEGAAWNHVAMEQAIRDSGLEENEVSNIRTGIIMGSGGPSTRTLVEAADIARAKGPKRVGPFAVPKGMSSTASATLATWFKIKGVNYSISSACATSNHCIGNAYETIQIGKQDIIFAGGCEELDWTLSVLFDAMGAMSSKYNDTPSTASRPYDISRDGFVIAGGAGVVVLEELEHAKARGARIYGEIVGYGATSDGYDMVAPSGEGAERCMRMAIETVKTPIDYINPHATSTPAGDPPEIEAIRRVFGTGEKCPPISATKALTGHSLGATGVQEAIYSLLMLNNGFVCESAHITELDPAFADMPIVRKRIDNAKLGTVLSNSFGFGGTNATLVFKRLDA
- the fabA gene encoding bifunctional 3-hydroxydecanoyl-ACP dehydratase/trans-2-decenoyl-ACP isomerase; its protein translation is MLDRRGGYEYEDLLACGRGELFGPGNAQLPLPPMLMFDRISQISETGGEFGKGLVRAELEVKPDLWFFGCHFKNDPVMPGCLGLDAMWQMVGFYLGWIGGEGRGRALGLGELKFSGQVLPHVRKVVYNIDIKRVMKSKLVLGIADGWLSMDDEIIYRAKDLKVGLFKQGTAPS
- the irrA gene encoding iron response transcriptional regulator IrrA, which produces MSDEVPVSNDDAVHPAARGAGHPALTGCPWHDVNEMLQAAGLRPTRQRMALGWLLFGKGARHLTAEMLYEEATLAKVPVSLATVYNTLNQLTDAGLLRQVSVDGTKTYFDTNVSAHHHFYLEHNHELVDIHDTNMMLSKMPDVPEGFEISRVDMVVRLRKKR
- a CDS encoding SH3 domain-containing protein encodes the protein MAFWRFGSLVALVGSMLSASIMPGHSAKDPSPTTSGLPIPRYVSLKSDHVNVRAGPTKDNDVAWVYTRSGLPVEITAEFENWRRVRDSEGAEGWVYHSLLSGRRTAVVTMKNKDDLASLYDRPDATSAIAARLQAGVVAQVRKCANNWCRVSGIGFDGWIEQQRLWGVYADEKVD
- a CDS encoding 2-hydroxyacid dehydrogenase; protein product: MSVKKKPLVVVTRKLPDSIETRMRELFDARLNLDDTPMTTEQIAEAVKTADVLVPTVTDMIREDVINQPDCRLKMIANFGNGVDNIDVAAAHARGITVTNTPKVLTEDTADMTMALILAVPRRMIEGASILTEGKQHWAGWSPTWMLGHRIGGKRLGIIGMGRIGQAVARRARAFGLQIHYHNRRPVAPKIADELGATYWESLDQMLARMDIISVNCPHTPATYHLLSARRLKLIRKEAYIVNTARGEVIDEDTLIKLIEAGDVGGAGLDVYEHEPAVNPKLVRLAKAGKVTLLPHMGSATIEGRVEMGEKVIINIRTFLDAHKPPDRVLPSML
- a CDS encoding LysR family transcriptional regulator, translating into MQDFDLRDLDAFVAVARTRNFRRAALESRVSVSSLSQRLRDMEERLGVRLMNRTTRSVALTEAGELLLARVAPAIDDVGDALNQVRGLRAEPSGRLRINAPPPAIDLVLAPMIGPFLAKYPQVDLEIVAESAFVDIVAQGFDAGVRYGEHLAQDMIAVSLGAPQRYAIVASRDYVAKHGRPMHPKDLLKHACIRTRFGSGAIFDWEFEKNGRVVKVSPPAKLIATYLGLALRAAHDGVGYWATFEGYVRYGVKSGALVSVLDDWCPPFDGPFLYYPSRRQPPPALAAFVAFVADWRKQAGRKREDKVSPRRRPGESRDP
- a CDS encoding aldo/keto reductase, whose translation is MDTRKLGSTGPTVSAIGLGAMGMSDFYGPTDRSESISTIHAALDAGITLIDTGDFYGMGHNEMLIGEALKGGKRDQVQISVKFGALRDPNRGFLGYDSRPAAMKNFVAYSLQRLGTDHIDIYRPARLDPNVQIEDTVGAMADMIKLGWIRHIGLSEVGSDTIRRAHKVHPIADLQIEYSLISRGIESDILKTCRELGIGITAYGVLARGLISGHWSKDRGEAKDFRLLSPRFQAENIDANLALADRLRIIAAEVGASPAQVAIAWVAAQGDDIVPLVGARRRERLTEALGARDVKLSDAHLAALAKAFPPGAASGGRYPDEHLKHMDSEKPARAS